The genomic interval AGTTTTACACGGATCCATCACCTTGAGAATCAATATCAGAGCTATGTACGGAATGACTTTCAAGGGATCACtaacattaataatttttttttaatttagagaaagagaatttgaatcttactttttttaagtagaaagataattaataaatcaaataccAGAGTACATCAACACTAATAAACACTTGTTTGCTGTTTTTCTTCCAACTTATATCACATCATCTCTAAACtactatttatatttgatgctaATTTTGTAAGGCCACTCATCCTTCGTCTCCCCCTAGGCCTTTGTGCATATATTCTTCACTTTAACCCATTGAATTTGTTGGTAAAAGGTATGGGAatttaaacatatattttcttaagaaTGCAAggttttttgtgttttatatataataaaaaaagataaaaatattgtgTTACGTATTAAGatttaacataaataaaaataatttttttatggaaCTCAAACTCTAATTTTTGCTTCACTTAAATTCAACTTGTAAAGcctaatcaaatattttaggCTTTGTATAAGATTAagaaaacataaaatcaaGAATAAATTATGTATTTAGACTCATGTactttgtaaaaaaaatttaaatttaattcttgtacaataatttttaaattttgaatttttatatttttttaatatgtcAATATCAATCCAATTATTaacacaatttaaaattttttattgaaattaataatttgacaTTGATCATGCTAACATGGCCTAGACCAAACTAATAACATGTTTTTTGTGTTAGTGTGGTAAATGTTGATGTGGCTTTCatctcatttttattgttCACTGTTCtgttatttgattttcattgagtttaaaataataaattttgattttgatatgttttatattaaaaatttagattttacTTTATAAAATTGATGTCCCACGAttttctaatattaaaatgtaaaagaaaaaataatcataaaattgaatttgaaatatatgtataaatgGGTAGGATCCACTAGATACAAAgatatcttaaaaaaaaaaaaagattttcaaagataatgaaactaaagaattaattataaataaatcttaatcGTAGCAAGATGACAAATACAAAATaaccaaatgaaaataatatctaataataactaataattagACAAAAACATTCCTTTTTAAATGATGTATAGTCCGTCTCACCTCTAGATTTATCCATATGCCTAGCAACTTGATAGGCTCATGGGTTTATCTTGACTCGGATCGAGCTTTAAGCAAGATTTTTCAAATCCGAGTTTAACCCATGATATTacttataatattaaattattattttcaattaattttaatattaaaatatatttaaaaactaaattttaatataattttttaaaatattttaaccataaataaaatttaaattgacgACCAAACCCATAAACAGGTCTAGCCATCTCCTTGCAATCAATGCTACTACGAGATAACAAATGGATAAGCTTGTAATACTAAAGacattgatattttttatttgagatGACAAGTTACAAGTcaattttttagatatttatttatttatttattttgcccAACTATACACCTTATACATCATCCACAAATATCATATTCTTtgctatttaaaaaattcttctAGATTAATGTATTAAAAGATGTCATGTAACTTACCAAGTCAGccaaaaatagttaaattaaTATCAATTGGACAGTGTTTTAATCAATGGAGGTATCAAAATCAACATTTAACAAAAGTCATGATTGGTATGGAAGAACTTTCTGAATCTCTTCGATTTCTTCTGatgtatcaaaataaaaaatccgAGCAAGCATGTACCTAGTCATTGCTATGGAATTGTAAGAACCAATACGAAATGCATAGACAAACTGCTACTAGTCTTCCTTTTTAACTAGTCAACTTCTCCAAATTTAATTACTAACCATAAGcaataattaatatatcaatTTAGTTTGACTACTCACCTTTcacaaatttaatcaattcgCTTCACTTCTTTCATCAAGAAAATTACTTTGCTGCACTTAATTAATCattgagagaaagaaatggagAAGGAGATGAAGCTGCAGCACTTTAGCCACATACACCCACTGATCTTCACGAAAAGGCAAGTTAATGAAGGCGAGGATATTAATTGTTCAGGGTGTGAGAAAGCAGTGTTGGGTCCAAGCTACAACTGTTGTAAATGCAAGTTTTCCCTTCATGAGATATGTGCAAAGCTACCCTTTAAGATCAATCATCCTTTCCATCGCAACCACCCTCTTATTCTTCTGTCTAAGCCACCTACTCAGTACACCGAATGTCTCTGTGATTTTTGTGATAAAACTTGCAATAGCTTTGTCTACCATTGTTTTACTTGCAGGTTTGACCTTGACATACCATGTGCTTTGCTGCAACCGCAAGTAACCGGAGATTTCCTAGAGCTTGAGCGTTTCAGCCACAAACATCAGTTGATATTCATTGAGAATCATGTTAATCAAGGCAAAGAAGTTAGTTGCTCTGGATGCAAGGACATGGTTTCAGGTCCTAGCTACAGTTGCTCCAACTGTGAGTTCTTCCTTCATAGGAAATGTTATATGTTAGCCCCCGAGATTAATCATCCCTACCATCGTGAACACTctcttattcttttgacaAATCTACCCCCTTCTTATTCGAGTTGTGTTTGCGATTTTTGTCTTAAAACTTGTCAAGGATTTGTTTACCATTGTCCTTCTTGCAAGTTCGATCTTGACATCGAATGCGCTTTCTTGCCTCTATGCATCACTGAACCTGAAAGTCATAGACACCGGTTTATCCACCTGATGAAGGCACTCTCATTTATATGTGATGCCTGTGGCGTTAAGGGTGACCATCACCCATATTTATGTACTGTGTGCCAAGTAATAGTCCATGAAGAATGCAGATTTTTACCGCACACCATCAAAATAATAGGCCACCGTCATCCTGTCACACAATTCTACTTCCTTCAAGGAAGTAAGTACAGTAAGCAACATTGCGGTATTTGTCACAATGAAGTGAGCTCAAACTATGGTGGTTATGGTTGCCTTGGCTGCAATTTTGTTGCTCATGTGAACTGTGCAACGGTAAATTCTGTTTCTATGGATGCAACTTTGCTGAAGAGTCAAGGTCAAGATGAAAACATAATCTTCAGATCAGATGATTCCTCTAACTTAATCACAGATATCATCAAAGAGATCAACCTTGAAGGGGATATGGTAGCTATGGTGGTCAAGCATTTTAGCCATCCACATAAGTTAACCCTCAATGAAAAGGTCAACGATGATAAGCTTTGCGATTGTTGCATAACACCCATCTTAGAACCATTCTACAGTTGTCTAGAGTGCGACTTGTTCCTCCACAAAACCTGCCTTCAATTGCCTAAAAGGAAGCAACACCCTCTTCACCCACATCCCTTGACCCTTCTTTCTAATCATCCTAATTTTGAAGGCTTGTTCTTCTGCGATGCTTGTCATCAAAGCTGCCATGGCTTCACCTACAATGGTGACCCATGCAATTTCAACCTCGATGTCCGGTGCGGTTCATCATCAAACACCCTTAAACATGAAGCACATGAGCATCCCCT from Theobroma cacao cultivar B97-61/B2 chromosome 5, Criollo_cocoa_genome_V2, whole genome shotgun sequence carries:
- the LOC18599369 gene encoding uncharacterized protein LOC18599369, whose amino-acid sequence is MEKEMKLQHFSHIHPLIFTKRQVNEGEDINCSGCEKAVLGPSYNCCKCKFSLHEICAKLPFKINHPFHRNHPLILLSKPPTQYTECLCDFCDKTCNSFVYHCFTCRFDLDIPCALLQPQVTGDFLELERFSHKHQLIFIENHVNQGKEVSCSGCKDMVSGPSYSCSNCEFFLHRKCYMLAPEINHPYHREHSLILLTNLPPSYSSCVCDFCLKTCQGFVYHCPSCKFDLDIECAFLPLCITEPESHRHRFIHLMKALSFICDACGVKGDHHPYLCTVCQVIVHEECRFLPHTIKIIGHRHPVTQFYFLQGSKYSKQHCGICHNEVSSNYGGYGCLGCNFVAHVNCATVNSVSMDATLLKSQGQDENIIFRSDDSSNLITDIIKEINLEGDMVAMVVKHFSHPHKLTLNEKVNDDKLCDCCITPILEPFYSCLECDLFLHKTCLQLPKRKQHPLHPHPLTLLSNHPNFEGLFFCDACHQSCHGFTYNGDPCNFNLDVRCGSSSNTLKHEAHEHPLIFSKGTECIDCSACGYGNDYLYSCFDCSFALDFNCASLPHTVRHRHHGHPLDLTYQDSADQNYCNICEEERNPKHWFYCCKTCNFYAHPKCATGQYPYIKLGKTYPYEAHPHRVAFVHKTRSHPPCSRSGNPCKGLALECTKPQCNFIIEWCHVEILHF